Part of the Methanophagales archaeon genome is shown below.
CGATAGAAGGTAAGGGAGATAAGATAATAAAGGAGGGTGATGTAGTTGTGCTTCCATTTCAGGGTCCTGCTGGTGCTCCCGGTATGCCAGAGATGCTTACTCCGACCGATGCGATAAAGGGTGCGGGCTTTAAACATGTTGCTCTAATCACCGATGGTAGATTCTCAGGTGCGACCTCCGGGCTCTGCATTGGGCATGTGGAGATGGAAGCATACAATGGGGGTGCAATCGGCGCGATAAGAGATGGTGACGTGATCGAGATAGATGTACCACGGCGGAGTTTAAATGTCCGGTTGAGCGAATCCGAGCTGAGAGATAGGCTGAAGCACGTGAGACCGCCACATAGAGAGCTTACACCACTCTTAGAAGCGTACAGAAAGAAATTCAGCGGTATTAACTGTTATGGTTATGGCTATGGCTATGGCAATGGGGAGTGAATAATCTTAATCTTTTCGTATATCTCCTTCACTGCGACAACCGCTTTTGAATCCTCAGGCAGTTCTATCAGTGGCTTACCTATCAAATCAAAAGCTCTTATATTCTCATCTTCTGGTACAGTTCCTATGAGCTCGAGACCACTCTCCTCTACTGCTGGTTCAAGCATCAGTTTCACATTCTCTGTTATTTTATTAAGTACGAGAAATATCTGCCCGAAATCAATATGCAAACTGGCTGCAAGATTCTTTATTGACGATGCGGTATCTATACCCCGTTTTGTTGCATCACTCACCACAAGCATTGTATTCACATCCCTCATCGTCCTGCGACTGAGATGCTCCAGTCCTGCCTCACAATCTATCAGAATTGTAGAATACCGTAATGAGAGTCTATCAATAAAATGACGCAGCATGTCGTTTATCAGGCAATAGCAGCCTGGACCCTCGGAACGACCCATTACCAGTAGAGAGAACCGCGGTGTGTTTACCATTATCTCATCTATCATGTACTCTATCAGAACGTCAGTGGGCATATTCTCAGAGAAGTAGACACTGCTTGGAGAGGCTATCTCCTCTCTTATATCCCCTATCGTTCGTTCCACCTTTACACCCAATGTGCTGGGCAGGGAAGCAGCAGGGTCAGCATCTATCACAAGCACTCTCCTATCTTCAGCCAGGAATCTAAGCAGGAGCGATGATATAACAGTCTTACCGGTACCACCTTTACCCGCCACTGCGATGATATTCGCCTTCTCTTTCTCTTTCTCTGTCTCTTTCTCTGCCATCATCCCCCTTCGTCTTCTTTTTCATTCTCATTTTCACTTATGCTTAATCCTCCGTATATAATCCAGTTTAAGCGGAAGTGTCCCCCTCGTCTCGTATACCGCCCACGTGTAGTAGAGGAACGCGTATAGCGCTAAACAGGTATAGAAAATACCGAGCAGATTATTCAATCCCAATATCCCGGCAATACTGAGGAACAGGAAACTAAAAGGTACGAGAATGATAGGCAGGAAGAGTGCGACCCATGCAGTGTTCTTATCAAAGACATCGAACTCGGCAGTTATGACCAACCACCATAGTATGAAGAGGAATAGCGTAGCGAAATGTGCCATACTAAATGAGGTCTCTATCATGAGTACAAAAGCAGACATGGATAGAACAGTCATAAGGATTACTTTTGCGATGAATCCTACTGAGGTCCCGGGTGCAATAGCTTTCTCTACCCCCTCCACCTGCGGGTGCTCCATCTTTAGCTGTTCGTCTATTAATGTTTGAACCATACGGTCAATCTTATTCAGGCGACTACCAAGTGATTCCATCTCCACATGCGTCTCCGCTACTTTCCTCAACACTGGCTCCAAGCGCTCATATATCCCACGGTCAAATGCGGTATTCACCAAACTCTCATAATATGCCGATTTCTTGTATATTCGTATGGTGAAATAAGCCAGCAAGATGCCTATTCCCAAGACTATCAAATCCAGCAGGATGCCATATATATTAAATTTCAATATCAGATCAACAAGGAGGGAGAATAGGGCGATGCCAACCAGAATAACTGCAATGAGCAAAGCAAGCGCCAGACCTATCTTCTCCGCTGCTGAGACTGTGATCCTGGTTTGAGGTGTATTTGCCATCTTTTATTTTAATGCAAGGGAATATATAATTTAAATCTTCATCTTCTTATTCTTCATTCTGCATCCAGTTGCGCATGTATTCCAATCCCAGCTCCTTCAATCGCCCTTTGTCTATATGCAAGGTGCCGGGGTATTCATCAATGAATTTCTCAAATTCGGTATGTAGTGAATGAAAAGCGCTCTGGCTGGCTGACGAGTATGAGAAAGGTTCACCATTCTCGCGCTCGAATTCGTATCTCATCTCGAAATGAACTGCATGCTTCGTCAAGCGCTTAAATTCATCAAAATCCAACGAGTGGTACACATGGAGTGGTATCCCCTGAACCCGTAATCTCACTATCTTATCATCTGGATTGCAATCAAGAATTCGATTCCTTATCATCCCTCTTATCCCCTCTGCATCAAGACCATCACAAACAACCGGCTCGAGGTCCAGCATATCTCTTATATGGAGCTGGTGAAATATAACCTTTCTGGTACCGTCATCCAACAATCTAACTTCTAAATACCCTTTATTATCCCCCACCTCACCGAAACTGAATCTCTCGGTGGAGCCCGCATAGTAAGCATCTTCACGCACTCTCGTGCATCGGTGATAATGCCCCAGAGCAATGTAATCAAGTCCTGTTAGATTGTCAATACTGACAATTTGCTCGTTTATTTCGCCCATCATGAATACTGGCTTGCCACTAACCTGGATACTGGCATGCAGCATTGCCAGGTTAAAGCTATCCTTATCAAGGTTTATCTTGTCCTTCT
Proteins encoded:
- a CDS encoding AAA family ATPase; this translates as MMAEKETEKEKEKANIIAVAGKGGTGKTVISSLLLRFLAEDRRVLVIDADPAASLPSTLGVKVERTIGDIREEIASPSSVYFSENMPTDVLIEYMIDEIMVNTPRFSLLVMGRSEGPGCYCLINDMLRHFIDRLSLRYSTILIDCEAGLEHLSRRTMRDVNTMLVVSDATKRGIDTASSIKNLAASLHIDFGQIFLVLNKITENVKLMLEPAVEESGLELIGTVPEDENIRAFDLIGKPLIELPEDSKAVVAVKEIYEKIKIIHSPLP
- a CDS encoding exonuclease SbcCD subunit D, which produces MKRIFHLADTHIGYSAYRKIDEATGLNQREVDTYEAFKQFVDHALEDKPDVILHAGDLFDSVRPTNRAISFVLGQLIKLSEAGIPFVVISGNHETPRLKETGSVFSLFEHIPEVYVAYGNKYESIELDDITVHAIPHCDDIEGEKDKINLDKDSFNLAMLHASIQVSGKPVFMMGEINEQIVSIDNLTGLDYIALGHYHRCTRVREDAYYAGSTERFSFGEVGDNKGYLEVRLLDDGTRKVIFHQLHIRDMLDLEPVVCDGLDAEGIRGMIRNRILDCNPDDKIVRLRVQGIPLHVYHSLDFDEFKRLTKHAVHFEMRYEFERENGEPFSYSSASQSAFHSLHTEFEKFIDEYPGTLHIDKGRLKELGLEYMRNWMQNEE